Within Raphanus sativus cultivar WK10039 unplaced genomic scaffold, ASM80110v3 Scaffold0405, whole genome shotgun sequence, the genomic segment agaatattttatatgatatatgtttTAGTGTCTTAGATATTGTTGGTAAACAATCGATACATGCGCTTTAGAAGATTCTTCCATTCTCTACAACTAAAAAGCTGAACGTTTTGAATGGTCGtagttttatcattttaaagatGAATAACCAATAAAGATGCtgttttaatttacaaataaaaatcagttacaaaaaaaaaattacaaataaaataaaataaatatgctGTTTTCTTGTGAAATACAAGGAACAAAGAGAAAGAGtaattccatttttttttaacatcagagaaagaaagagtgataaagttacaaaaaaaaagagtgatgaCAATTATTTCATAGGTAAGGTaagtgtttcagaaaaaaaatattccattGGTAAAATAGTAACTTGATTTGTGGTTTAAGTTTAATAATCAATCAACAAATCCGTTGTCGTCCAGCGGTTAGGATATCTGGCTTTCACCCAggagacccgggttcgattcccggcAACGgagctttttatttttgtaataccTTTGATATTCTTTTAGGGTCTTAGTGAAGATGAATCAGTAGAATAAGAGAAAGGTAGGTAATATTCACGGATTGATATATTCAAGAGAAACATGTAGACAACAACACTGTCCAGAATCCTATATGAATAAGATGTTAAACTATTTACTTTTGTTCCCTGTGACTATTCTTTTGAGAACATACAATCATCAATTCAATGaatgagtgagtgagtgagatCTGTTTTCAACTTTCACCAAACCAGCAAGTGAAACACGATGAGCTCAAGGCTTGTAGTAAATGACGCTTGGTAAAGGCTGAGAGATGGAACTTGATAAGAATCAAGTGCCTAACGTCGCGAAGTTCGGTACTTGGACCTTGAAGGTCTCTGTAATGAAAGATGAAAACAAGTTCAGTTTCAGACATTTATCCAGGGAGGTCAGGTGAGTCAAATGAAGTCGTTAGAGGCATAATGCAAAAGAGAGTTTGAAACCGAAGAGAGTGTACTTACTTTCATAGAACTCAAATTTGCTCCTGAACCAGGTGTAAGACCTAAGGGGAAACAAGTAACAACAGATAACACAAGTTGAGATTACCACAAAACAAAACCTTTAATACAAACTGTACTGTATAATGACTTTGTACCTGAGACAAACTGCGAAGGCGTAGCAGGATTTGATGGAGTTTGCTCGCCAAACAAAGATCTAGGAGTTGGTGGAGCACCGAAAACTGGTGTATGTGGTGTAGCAAAGATAGAAATCGAAGGTGCTGAAGCAAGTGTGTCAGGAAACAAGCCAGCTCCTGATGTTGGAAAATTAGCTGGAGGTGTCTGTGGAGAATTTGAAACCTCTGGAGTTGCTGCTGAGTACGTAATTAACCCAGCTACTTGTGTTGAGGTTTGTGTACTTGTAGTAGTGGTAGCAGCAGGAGGTAGATGCAGAGTTGGGTGGACCCTCTTAGCAGCAGCTTCTTGTTTTGCTCTTTCCCTCCTATCAGCCTCAAGAAACGGATCATTGGATTCTCCTCTCCGTCGCTGGTCAGCAAGATACGCTCTTCTCATTGATTCAATGTATTGGTGAACATTCTCTACCTGAAACACAACAAAATTCCAAACCGATTACAAGGTGGTTTTCAACATTTGAAGGTTCATTACAACAAAGTTACCTTAGCAGCCACGTGAACAAAGAAGTCATGCACGTTAGACATGACTTTCGGAAGAGACTCCAAAACCAAAACACGTCGACTATACTTGTCAGAATCCAAAGCGAGCAACTGCTCCACCTCCTCAACCCACTGTCTGCACTCGCCTAGATACTTCTCAAACCTCACAACTGTTTGCAGCAGAAAAGCAGTAGGTTTCTTTGGGATCCCACGGTAAAAGTAAGAAACTTGAACTTCTTCTTGTTGAACTCCCTGCGCCTGAGGTTGCTGAGAATCACCACCACTGACAACAacagctcctcctcctcccccacTTGGCTGTAGCATCATGAAAGAACCAACCGCAACCTCTGAATTACGAAGCAGATCTTTAACAACCAGCATAAGCTCGTGGAGAACAGCTTTCTGTCTGTCCATGGTAGTACTAATCCCACCAAGCTCCtgcaaaattttataaacttttaataCAAGTCTAAGAGATAAACcacataaagaagaagaatagagaggGATCATCCAAGAAACCTGAACAATGCGGCTTGCAACAGACTCGAAACCTTGAGTGGATATAGAAGAATCAAAAAGCCGGCTGGATTGGTCTAACCTCTGGCTTTCGGTTCTGTACTCCATTATCTTCTTCCTAAGAATATTCACACACACAAGCAATAAGATCAAATTATCAGCAACGGCAATGATCTTCAAGATTTTGGCGTTTGAACAAAGAAAAGTTGAAAGAAGAGTAATACTCAATCTCAAGGAGAAGGTTCTGAGAATCGGGATGGAGATCAGTCCATTCGGTGCTGTAACTCGCCGGAGCTTTATCGTTCGTGAACAAATACAAGAGCTGCTGCGGCTGAAACGTCGGTGGTTGTTGCTGTTGCTGCGGTTGCGGTTGAGAGAAGAAGGAAGTGCTCTGCGGTTGCTGCGAGAAGAAGGAGTTGCTCTGCGGCTGAGATACCTGTTGCGGAGTTTGAAACGGTGGTTGAGGCGTCTGCTGCGGAGTCTGAAACGGTGATTGAGGAGTCTGTTGCGGTTGCTGTGGGGTAGAGAATGGATTGAACGACGACATTGATGGAAGAACAGACGGCGGAACGAATCTAGGGTTTGTATATCGCCGGTGAGGATTTTGGAGTCAGAGAGGGAAAGATTCAAAAGCTCCTCTTTTAAACACTCGAATACGTGGAGGGAAAAGATAGTAGTTAATGactttatttcatatttttaacaaaCTTAAGGGCTCTTTTGCAAATAAGGCAATATCAATTTCTACTAGTAGAACTGAAGCAAATGAAGctgatttatattataaatcaaaacaaggATATTTGGAATCTTTCACAGAGTTTTATTTTCTCCGTGGCTGTTTCTTGGCTGAAGAAGCACCGGTGACAAGTCGGAGAGCTTGGCTTGAGTTCGTGAGGATTGAAGAGGATCTAGGGACTTGTGCTTTGCGATTCTTCAAGAAATCTAACCCTGTTTTCAAGCATTCCGGTGGTGGAATCTCCTTGTATATAACCGTCTCAATACTGCACCCACACACAAGTTAGAGAGATTCGATGAGATCAAATCAATGAGTTGCTTATAGAGTGTGCATGTAAGACACCAAAGAGATTGTATCATTATTTACCCTGAGCTCTTTAGCTTTTTCTTTCTCGGGTGTTTGGCCTCTTCTTCTTTAGAATCCGAAACGTTTTTCTGTCTGCGAATGAGAGAAACTGCCAATTTTAAGACATATGTTTTCTAGTTGAAACTGTCTATGCACAGTGAGAAAGAGATATATTACTTCTCCCGCTCTGCAAGAAAGTCTATAATGTTTTTGGAAAGGAACCCCTTGTTTGCAAGAGCTTCAGGGTCTTCctcatgttcttcttcttcttcttcttctttaatatCATCGAAAGTGTCAATCTTCCGTGACTTCCTTGGCGTTATCTTCTCTGCCAAACGCCTTCGACTCTCTTTCTTCTCCAGGACAACCCTAACGCAGAGAAAAGCAATCTCATTTCAGGAATCAATAGTTACATCTTCCTCCATCAACTCCTAAACGGTTTAAACCCACCACAAGCTCCAAAAGAAGTCGCTTTGATAGTCAAAGCGGATCCCTAATGTCTCTAGCATAACACTAGACATTTAGATAGCTGAGCTAGAGTGAGAGAGGGAAGGTGGTGAGAATACAAACCTAGCCTTATTCTCTCTATGTATCTTCCTCAAGGCTGCATCTTCCAACTTTGCCtgacagaaaaagaaagaaagcaaaacCCATTAGACGCTTAAGTTAATGCAATTTCGAGTTTACTGTTTTCAGCTTAAATCCACATACAGATGGAAACATATACCTGTTTCCTGTGTGAATTCCTCGGGTGCACCGTCGGAGTCTGAATCAGAGTTGTGGTCTTTGTTATCCGACATCTGattattatcttcttcttcttcttcaacgtCAGACGACACACACTAGGGTTTAACGGCCCTGCAGTTTCTCAAAACAGACGATTTCTATTCTGagagttttgttgtttttctcctttttattgTGTATTGCTTTTGGGCTCTTGTTACAGCCTTTTTTGTAAGCCCATTCATCTATAAATTCTAATTATCATCTTTGTTTCGTCGTATATCAAAAGCTGGaatagctcagttggttagagcgtgTGGCTGTTAACCACAAGGTCGGAGGTTCGACCCCTCCTTCTAGCgtgttctttttgttttcattttatactaCCCAGCACTGTTGGGATTCACATCTCGTAGAATTCTCACCAAGACACATTAATCCACTATGAAATTAATCCACTATGAAATCACGAGAGATTTCTTGTTTGTTAGTCACtcgcatgttttttttttgaatagtgtCATACTACTGTCATCCTAAACAATGAAGTATTGTGAGAATGTTAATAGCTTTCACACGAAAGAAGTTGAGAGGCAAGAAAAAAAGGGTTTATGCTATCAAGCTGACCCAAAACACACATGGTATGAGACAGTAGTATGCTGACCAAAAAAATGGCAAGagacaagaaaaaacaaatgagACAAAATCTACTCTAAAAAATGTAAAGACAAATAAATGGTGTACACATATAATAACATTGTAGATAAAACAAATGAGAACAGAGAGAAAGTTCATCGTTTTTTTAGAGATCCGGCCGACGGAGTGGGCTCCGTCAGCCACCATCGTCGGTCCGGCCTTATCTGTTCGGCTTCCTAACCGTTTGCTTTTCGATTCTGTATAGTCTCTCTTGTCTCCGTCGCTGCGTCTCCTTCTAGATGGGCGGTCGGTTTTGTTCGCCGCCGTGGCTTCTCTTCTATAGAGTTGAACGGTCGGCTCTAGGTGGTGATTAAAGCGGAGGCTCTGTTTTGCTCCGGTTTTCGTTTTTTTGGTGTCTAGGGTTTGGCTTTGGTTTTCAGATCTGGATGAGATATCGCAGGTTGATTGATGCTTTCAAGGGGCTGAAGCGTTGATGATGAAGGTGGTGATGGCGACGACTCGGGATGAGATCTAGGGCGAGGTCCGATGATGCTCTCCTAAGGTTTGAGTCGAAGCGTTAATGGGAGGTGAGGTGCGTTCCTTCTCCCTTGTGGCTGGAAGCAAGGTCTAGTGGTTTGCTCCGGGGATGGTGACGACTGGTGGACTTCGATCGTACCGTCCGGAGATGTTCCGACGCGGCGACGGTTTGGATCCGGTTCGCGACACGTGTCTCCTTTCCGTCAGGATGGCTACACGTGGGTGACCTATCCTCAGACGTTGGGCCGAGTTGAAGATCGGTTTGTCTTGGTTAATTGGACTCTAGGCCCAGTTTGGTTTTGTGGCTCGGTTTGCCCAGTTGTTGTAGTGggcttttgtttgttttgtttcgttTGTAGGGCTTCGGCCCATTTCTTTATTGGCTTTGGCTTTTTATAATATTacgacggaaaaaaaaaaaagataaaacaaatgAGACAAAGTCTAgtctaaaaacaaataaatgctGTACACATTGTAGATAAAATCAATTGAATAAATTGCTATCTCTCTATTGTTTATTGTAAAGAGCACAAACATATGACTATATATATCCTCTCAGGTCTCAGCCAACcaataacaatttttaactTTTGCTCTACTTTACACTCCCCAACCCAATTCTATACAGTGTTCAACATTGTTGAAACCTTGGTTCCATCACAAATCACCAAACCTTTTCTCATTGATGCAATAGCAACCTGAAACTGAAGTCATATGGTACTACTTGAACCAACTCCATGAGTGACTCTTTGTTCTTTCTCTCCATACACTTAAGAGCTTCTTCTCTGAGTTTACCACGCAACTGAAGGCAAACCCAATCTAGCAACGATTCAACATCCTTTGCAAAATCTAGCATATACCAGTCTAATACCTTTGGAATCATTAGTTTGTTCTTCTTTGAGATCCCAACAGATGCTTGAAGATAATCTCTCTTTGCAGCTTCTAGCTCTTCCTCTACATTAGCTGCTGTATAAACCCTTACCTAAATAACAAAAGTTGGTGTGTGAAACTACTACTAGAAAGTTCTCCAAATTTGAATCTGTATGATTCTTAAGCACAACTTACAGCAGGAGAGGACCAGCTTCCACAGGCCAGAGCAAAAGTGACCAAAGGCTCTGACCATTCCAATCCAAATGTGCTATGAGCTCTCAAATCTTCATGTGTTGCAGTTTTGGGACAAGTCTTCTTCTAGATAAAGAGAATAAGAATCAAACTTTGATTAAGCATATACAAAaatcaaagagaagaaagataaaaaaaaacttacaaattttAAGTGATATGGAAGTCTCAAGATAAAGTGTTCTATTGTGATAGCATTAAGTGAGTGTCCTCCTACAACTATTGTTGCCTGACACAACAAAGAGAAGATGAATATAATAAACAGGTCACTTACACATTGAACCACAATGGTGTCCAATTTTGTTTTAGAGTATAAACCTTTTGCATAAGGGCTACAACCATCTCAGGGGTCTCAGGGATCCCATGCTCCAAGAAAGCCTATgaagataaattaaaaacaagacATCAGCATTTTTTTCAACATCTTACACGTTCTCTCTATCTATCATACTAAGAAGTCTCACATTCATCACACATGAATTGTAGGTATTTATCCAGAACGCAAGCTTCTGCTGGTGGCTAAGACCATCTAGATTTACAATGGAAAGCTTATTAAGCAGGAACCTGAAAATAGGAACAGTTACACAAACATTGAGTTTAGAATATTTCAATCATTCtgaaaaaagattttaaacGAGATACTTACTTGAGACGATGGATCAGAAATAAAGCATTGATTTTTCTCCCAAGATCAATGGAAGATGCATCAACAGAACAGAGACTCTTGTATGCACCAAGTTCTCTTGTTCTCCATTCTGAACAGTTACTATATGGATCCAACACAATGTCCTTGGACGAGCTAATCTTCAAGATAATACTCACTAGGCATTTCAGTAAATCCTCTGAAACTCTGTTTGCTGCAGTTCCACTTTGCAGCGGTTCCGAGACACTCTCCTGTGCCTTGTCTTGGTCTGCTAATCTATCATCTACCTTCTTAAGTCTCTTATCAAGTGATTCTGTATCCTTCTTGTCTTTTAAACCGTTACTAGAGGTCTGATTCTCTTTCCCTCTCACATCCACTGGCTTAACACTGCTTACATTTGGTTTAGGCGACGCTTGTTTGCCACTAACTGTCTGATCAGAGGAGAAGAGTTTCCTACTTGAGATGCTTCTGCTGAGACTAAGAGACTGTTGATGCTTTTTCTGAGGAGTGATCATAGCTTTCAACTCATGTTGTGACATGGATTTAGATCTCTGGTGTTTAGTGCTTCTAACAGGAGAATTCTCGTTGTTATTAGGACTCTCAAGGTTCCTCTTGGAAGAAATGTGAACAGCTTCTTGGTATAGACCTTGTCTGAAGCTTACAACTTGCTCTTCTAACCGAACTACTTCCTCTTCAAGAACAGCTACTTCAGCGAGAAGCTCCAGTGTCTTTATCAGATAaaagaaacacaaataaaatacaaagaaCAACAAGTTTGATGATATAGAATCAGCATTTGGATCTTACATGTCGAGGGAGATAAGAAGGAAGACGAGGTAAAGCTCCTAAAGGTCTAGTGAAAGCTCTCTCCAATGCTTTATGGACATTCTCCTCATGTCTCAGCTTCCTTTTTAGCTTATCAACCTAATTTATAACAAACAACTTTTTAGACTCAAATTCATCATCAAATCAAGAAAGTGGTTTCTCAAGAACTTATCATCATACATCTTGCAGCAAATccattttcttttctctgttaGCTCGGCGCCTATTAGCAAGAGACTTCCCTAAGTTAGCTAGACCTCCATTGCCTTGAgactccatcttcttcttcttcttctcttcctttgtGAGTTTCAGAATACCACCAAACGTTACTCATACAGAACAAAGAAGAAGTTTGTAAAGAAACTATTGATAGTGGAAAAGTACACAATCTTCTAGATAATAATTGAGTATGGATCACTTTCACTGTGACCTGCAGTAACTTCACTAagaataactattttattagaAGGAATAAAAAAAGAGGCAAATATTATGTTGTGAAATAGTCCAATTTTAGAAGCCAAGAATCTTAAAGAGATCACCAAGAAAGCAAATCAAAATTGGATTTACTAGAGTGGAAAATGgtagagaaagaagaaagaagaaaaaagaaagaataaaagGTACTTGAGTGGTGACATGCTTTGAAGGAGCTTTCATGGAGGAAAGAGCAGCTCGAACACTAGTGTTCatagcttctctctctctctctatcttcaACTTTTACTTTCTCTCCACTCTAACTGTGATATAAACCCAAGAGAGTGAGACCCCATCAggattataaaaaacaaaacacaaagacAGAAGTAAAAAGAAAGATGAGAGTTAAATGTTTAAGTATGTGgctgtaataaaaatatagtagtTACTTACTCTTTGTTTTATGAACACAGAGCGGGAAAACTTGAAGGTAAAGCGACCCGGAAGCAGAGAAATAGTTTAGTTGAAGCTTATGTTTCCAAAAGAACCaccattttttatataatccATATAATGTATGGTTGGTGTATGTATAGGTTGACTTTGGTCATATAGTCTCGAACAGAGCAAGGAAGAAAGTCAAGAAACTACAGAATCTCTCATTGGAGGTGAAGAAGTAGTAGATAACGACTTGATATCAACCATTTATGATGTCTTTAGATTTAGAAATTGAGAAATGAAAAGTATACTTTCTAGGAGGTGAATGAAGATGTAATAAGATCTGAGTTAGTGACGAGTTCTTGAGCTAGCTGGTTGGAAATTGTGAGAGATGTGGACAACCATAAAGAAACGACTTCTTTTgtcatttattaattaaaatttggtATTTAGTGGCTTGGTGCTTTCGTTTTCTCTCAATCTTTTCAGTTCTTTCATTTATTTCATTTCagtagatttttttctaaatgaatAATATAATGGTCCCAAATatagttaattatttatttatagttttatcaGTACTgacataattaattaaaaacctatttttgaattttgttttacatttctAAATCTGAAATGCATCATTTTAAAGTCAATCTCATTTGCTGATTATTTTAATTGGAGCTTATGAATAACCAATTGATTGTGGACAATAATTAACCAATTAAGTAATTGATTTGTAATAAGTTATGCAGGCTGCCTGCACTTAAATACAAGTGTGTTTTTCAGAGTTAAATTATGATACTACCTTTTAAAGAAAGCAACGATAACGTGCTTATTAATAATGATgttagaagaaaataaataaaaaggtaaaaactcTAAAGGTGCTAACATGTCCCTAGTATAACCTTTTTaacatttgattattttttcttgatCAAACATTTGATTTTTCATTTCTCCCTTTTTCTGCTGTCAAAATGGGGGTTTCGCATCAAAAAAGGAGAGTTGTGATATTATTATTAGACCATCaataatttgattatttcaatCAACTAACAAGGCTGTTATGTAATAGTATTAATTAATGACAGGAAAATAAACAGTGGATTAGGTATAAATTATGAACGTACTTAAATGATACTTTGGCAGATTCAATCAAAGCATTAGCACGTGACAAAGCTAACTTCGCTTTATAACTTACTCATGCTTCCACTTTCAAGTGGACCAACCATTCTCTATGTATACATATAGTACATAATTCAACTTCCTTCCATGTTATCACATTCTAGTGACacaattttatgttttcatataaAAAATGGGTGTGTATGTTTTACAGTTATCTGCTTGTCCAGCTTA encodes:
- the LOC130502050 gene encoding uncharacterized protein LOC130502050 gives rise to the protein MSDNKDHNSDSDSDGAPEEFTQEQAKLEDAALRKIHRENKARVVLEKKESRRRLAEKITPRKSRKIDTFDDIKEEEEEEEHEEDPEALANKGFLSKNIIDFLAEREKQKNVSDSKEEEAKHPRKKKLKSSGIETVIYKEIPPPECLKTGLDFLKNRKAQVPRSSSILTNSSQALRLVTGASSAKKQPRRK
- the LOC108820548 gene encoding uncharacterized protein LOC108820548 isoform X1; its protein translation is MNTSVRAALSSMKAPSKHVTTQEEKKKKKMESQGNGGLANLGKSLANRRRANREKKMDLLQDVDKLKRKLRHEENVHKALERAFTRPLGALPRLPSYLPRHTLELLAEVAVLEEEVVRLEEQVVSFRQGLYQEAVHISSKRNLESPNNNENSPVRSTKHQRSKSMSQHELKAMITPQKKHQQSLSLSRSISSRKLFSSDQTVSGKQASPKPNVSSVKPVDVRGKENQTSSNGLKDKKDTESLDKRLKKVDDRLADQDKAQESVSEPLQSGTAANRVSEDLLKCLVSIILKISSSKDIVLDPYSNCSEWRTRELGAYKSLCSVDASSIDLGRKINALFLIHRLKFLLNKLSIVNLDGLSHQQKLAFWINTYNSCVMNAFLEHGIPETPEMVVALMQKATIVVGGHSLNAITIEHFILRLPYHLKFKKTCPKTATHEDLRAHSTFGLEWSEPLVTFALACGSWSSPAVRVYTAANVEEELEAAKRDYLQASVGISKKNKLMIPKVLDWYMLDFAKDVESLLDWVCLQLRGKLREEALKCMERKNKESLMELVQVVPYDFSFRLLLHQ
- the LOC130502049 gene encoding nuclear pore complex protein NUP58-like codes for the protein MSSFNPFSTPQQPQQTPQSPFQTPQQTPQPPFQTPQQVSQPQSNSFFSQQPQSTSFFSQPQPQQQQQPPTFQPQQLLYLFTNDKAPASYSTEWTDLHPDSQNLLLEIEKKIMEYRTESQRLDQSSRLFDSSISTQGFESVASRIVQELGGISTTMDRQKAVLHELMLVVKDLLRNSEVAVGSFMMLQPSGGGGGAVVVSGGDSQQPQAQGVQQEEVQVSYFYRGIPKKPTAFLLQTVVRFEKYLGECRQWVEEVEQLLALDSDKYSRRVLVLESLPKVMSNVHDFFVHVAAKVENVHQYIESMRRAYLADQRRRGESNDPFLEADRRERAKQEAAAKRVHPTLHLPPAATTTTSTQTSTQVAGLITYSAATPEVSNSPQTPPANFPTSGAGLFPDTLASAPSISIFATPHTPVFGAPPTPRSLFGEQTPSNPATPSQFVSGLTPGSGANLSSMKRPSRSKYRTSRR
- the LOC108820548 gene encoding uncharacterized protein LOC108820548 isoform X2, with product MNTSVRAALSSMKAPSKHVTTQEEKKKKKMESQGNGGLANLGKSLANRRRANREKKMDLLQDVDKLKRKLRHEENVHKALERAFTRPLGALPRLPSYLPRHTLELLAEVAVLEEEVVRLEEQVVSFRQGLYQEAVHISSKRNLESPNNNENSPVRSTKHQRSKSMSQHELKAMITPQKKHQQSLSLSRSISSRKLFSSDQTVSGKQASPKPNVSSVKPVDVRGKENQTSSNGLKDKKDTESLDKRLKKVDDRLADQDKAQESVSEPLQSGTAANRVSEDLLKCLVSIILKISSSKDIVLDPYSNCSEWRTRELGAYKSLCSVDASSIDLGRKINALFLIHRLKFLLNKLSIVNLDGLSHQQKLAFWINTYNSCVMNAFLEHGIPETPEMVVALMQKATIVVGGHSLNAITIEHFILRLPYHLKFKTCPKTATHEDLRAHSTFGLEWSEPLVTFALACGSWSSPAVRVYTAANVEEELEAAKRDYLQASVGISKKNKLMIPKVLDWYMLDFAKDVESLLDWVCLQLRGKLREEALKCMERKNKESLMELVQVVPYDFSFRLLLHQ